The Oncorhynchus keta strain PuntledgeMale-10-30-2019 chromosome 28, Oket_V2, whole genome shotgun sequence DNA segment GGCTGTTACCTATAACCAATATTTTCTCATGGCATATTTTGACATTTGATTACCATCAAAAGGCATTTTATAATTTATGAAAAGTTCATTAACTTATGGGGCAAAGACCATGTTGCAAGCAACCACTTTGCCAACCATTTTTGGAAATTTTTGTAAATGTACAACAGTCACACAGAAATAAATGCTTCTTGCGCAGATTTACCTACTGGGAAAGAATATGTACGAGGGCAGTTGAAATTGTGCATCCCTAATCTTGTGTAAAACTATTGTTGTAAACGCTGAGACCTAATAATGATGACTTAGTGATAAGCCAGACAATCAAGGAATAGCAGACACTCGACCAGGCTCATTACAGCACTTTGATTCAGTAACACAAGCTAAAAATCCATTCAGCATCCACTGAAGAAACTCAACTCCTCCCTATGGAAAACACAGAAAAGGGAAACATTGgagatgaaagaaagaaaaaaaaaaacttagtAGTCAAACTAACCAAACCAAAGAGGCGGTTGGATGTGTGCAATAGATATACAACATTGGGGGGTGTCGTTTCTTTTTGAGTGAGTCCGTCTACCCAGGTTTTTGGGGAGCCCTTTACCACGCTCGTAGGTGTCAGTCTCCGTGAGCTCTAGACCCCACCCAGGGCGGGCGACCACAAGGGCTAATCCACAGTATGCTGACCTGGGCTGCCCCTCAcagtgcctgtctgtctgccatgtTCATACATCCAGGACCCCATCTCTCACACCTAGGAGCTGTTGATGCGGATGCCTGAAATAAAGGGCAGGCCGGTGCCCACCTTCTTCTTGTATTCCAGGTAGTCCTCTCCaaagaaatggaggagagagagctcCTCCTCCTCAATCCGTTCACGGAAGAAGCGCCAACTGGCCATGGTGTAGCCCGCGATGCAGACAGGGTTGCACAACATCACCTGGAACATTGGACACAGAAAAGTGAAATCAGTGTAGTGGGCTTGATTGTAACATGTTTTAagaaaaatgtacattttagGCATGTACCTGTGTGCCAATGCTCCAGTAGAACCAGCCCACGTAGGACGGGTGTCTGAAGAAGGCATAGACCCCATCGGTGACCAGCACGTGGCTCTGGGCCTTCTCGTTCTGGACGATGTGGTTAAAGTTAGAGCCAGCCGTCAGCATGGCAGACTTACGCAGGAAGTCCCCACACAGCACCATCACCAGGCCCACCAGGCTGAGCCAGCTCAGCTGCTTCAGCTCTGAGACAAGAGGGAAAAGGTTCAGAGCCAATTGAGACATTTCACTCCTCCTGTGACAACATGTCATGCCATTTCAACTGAGACATGAAGTCATTGGCTGCATTCCAGGCTGACTACAGCTCAATCCCAATACCCCCTAGCCCTCCCCTCCATTTTGCATGATCCCGCGAGCCACATTGAGTCGGAGTGGTGTTCCAATTCAAATTTGAGCGAGGGGGTAGAGCCTTTTCAGCCCTCCAAATGAAGAAAATCAACATGCAGACTTCCTATTGAGTGGTTATTAAAACTACCATAAAGTCCTGCGGTCCAAGGCTCTAAAGTTGCTTCAGGAAGGTGGCTGACAAGAATAATAGGATGGAAGGACATGTAATTAATTATAACTTCCCAACAAATCACGCAAAGTATTTACATTTAAGatgaatatgttagttaatgtagagaacAATTAATGCACATTTCTTGGTCATAAAgttaatttacaaaaaaaaaaaaaaaaatcactattTAACAAGCTAGCAacaactagctaacattagccaactAACTACACATTTAGCTTTCTATACAGGCATTTCACATTTGTATGAATTGTAATTCATGTTGTAGGGACTCCTGAGCAAACCAGGCTGTCATCTGTGAAACCCAATGTATGTAAAGAATCTCGCTAACGAAAGCATCTACTGCAAATTTTATGTACAATTTTGTAAGCTTGCCGTCCTGTTcattaaataaaaattaaatactTCAATCACTTGTAATTGTTCTTTATTGTATTTAGTAACATAAGAGACTGAAGATATGCCAATGCAGGTAACGTAGCAGTAGATAACTATTTTCTTCCTTATTGTATAGTGGTGGATAAAAAGACCGGTATGCTATGGATGTGTCGGTGTATGGACCCTTACACATTTGgtaaattattttaaaaatgttcaGAACAGTGATTTTAAATGTTCTAGCTACAATGCCTCCACTGTTAAGGACTGAGTGAAGGGAACGCAACTGTTACATGCCAAACTGCTATGGAATGAAAGTCCTGCTTCagtactactccacattgaaccaccgccagaggatgggtacattacaGGCACGTTGTTTTTCATTTGATGCTCATATGGTAAGTATGTATTTGCTGCATGAGAAATATAAGAAAAGCTATTACTGCAGCCAGTACTGGCTCATCGTCAGTCAATTGCGTGGTATGCGTTGGCAGTATCTGACGAGTGAAAGGGAAAAGTGGATACCGagccagttgtacaactgaaatgtgtcttccgcaatttaacccaacccctctgaatcagagaggtgcagagggCTCCCTTATATCGACATCCATGTCATCGACGCAAGCGATGTAATGATGTCCCATTCCCTAGGCCTAATTTCCCTACCACTAGTTGCTCCGTTTTCGAGTGTCACTCCCCCCCACACGAAAGACACTCAAAAACTAAGGGGAGGGCTAACGGGAGTATTGGGATTGAGCCTACATTGCAGACGCCTGCCTGCGCAGAATGACGTGGtatgcaaccattggttgatgcaatgCAATACCAGCTATGTAGTCAGGCTGGAACGCAACCATTGAGCACAAGTGTGGTATGAGGGAAAGACCTGGGATAGAGAGTTTCTCTATAGTGAACTCCACCCATGAGGAGACGGCAGCCACGGTGTACTCCACACTGTGGTTGAGCAGGAATGAGTCCAGAGACAGGCTGCGGGGGTTAATGATGGCCGTCACCAAGTACTCAGAGTAGTGGAAGAAAGACATGGAACACATGTACCTGCAAATACATTCATTGACTGAGAACTATGCATAGACAGGTATCGAACTAACATCAATTAgttgtgtgtgacagagagtaTGTACAGGTGCTGGATGCTTACCAGCCAAAGTGTGTCCATGTAGTTTGGGAAAAGCTTATGATCAAGCCACACCCAAAAGTAAAACCAAGGAAGCAGGCTCGCACAGCAACCTGGGAGAAAAGAGCATGCTCCGATAACCTTTCTAACTTGAACTTGTGAAACTACAAAGCTGGCTCCAAATCAACAGCTAAGACAATAACATAAATGGGCCATCCCGAAGGTTGACTTCAATAGTGTCATCTAGTTTACCGTTAAATTAGAGTTCTACTTTAGGCAATCAGGGTGACAGCTGTCTCAATCCAATTCAGCTAATAGGattagccagctaacattagcacAATACATTGTCAGAAAGAAGCGCGCCAATTAATAACTGATAATTTAGAATAAGCCTAGCTAGCCGACTGCCGTTTTGAATGGGCAAATACAACATAAATCAAGATGGCTAGCTAAGTAGCTTAGCTAATGTTACTGCTAGCCATCTTGTTTCAGACGTTAGCTTGCTACTACTGTAGCTCTTACCTTATATAGAGGTCCCTTATATATGATTAGCAAGAAGCCATTGAGAACAGCGATGTACACCGCAATAGCTATTTTCACCCTCACTCCAGTGAGATAGTCGAATACCCAGTCAAGGTGTCCAGCGAATGTTCTAATAAGGGGAATTATAACAACGCCAAGCCCTAAAAGAAAGCTTATAATACTTATTTTTCCCTCTAAAGCCAACTTATTGCCTGCCATGATGAAGTAACGCTACTCCCTATGGGCTCTCGCGAGTTTTCCACAATCACAGAATTTCCTCATTAATTTTGGCTCAGTTCCAGGAGGTGACGCTGCGCAGATGatcaaatcagattttatttgtcacatgctccgaatataacattgaaatgcttactttacaagcccaacaatgcagtttaaaaaaaaatacgtGTTAAGAAAGTATgtaataaactgaagtaaaaatatatatatataataatcatataataa contains these protein-coding regions:
- the LOC118361289 gene encoding protein-S-isoprenylcysteine O-methyltransferase-like, whose translation is MAGNKLALEGKISIISFLLGLGVVIIPLIRTFAGHLDWVFDYLTGVRVKIAIAVYIAVLNGFLLIIYKGPLYKVAVRACFLGFTFGCGLIISFSQTTWTHFGWYMCSMSFFHYSEYLVTAIINPRSLSLDSFLLNHSVEYTVAAVSSWVEFTIEKLSIPELKQLSWLSLVGLVMVLCGDFLRKSAMLTAGSNFNHIVQNEKAQSHVLVTDGVYAFFRHPSYVGWFYWSIGTQVMLCNPVCIAGYTMASWRFFRERIEEEELSLLHFFGEDYLEYKKKVGTGLPFISGIRINSS